In one window of Gorilla gorilla gorilla isolate KB3781 chromosome 2, NHGRI_mGorGor1-v2.1_pri, whole genome shotgun sequence DNA:
- the ZBTB47 gene encoding zinc finger and BTB domain-containing protein 47 isoform X1 — translation MLLVEKTTDSPAAEFSLVEDVALHFACLMGRLNEQRLFQPDLCDVDLVLVPQRSVFPAHKGVLAAYSQFFHSLFTQNKQLQRVELSLEALAPGGLQQILNFIYTSKLLVNAANVHEVLSAASLLQMADIAASCQELLDARSLGPPGPGTVALAQPAASCTPAAPPYYCDIKQEADTPGLPKIYAREGPDPYSVRVEDGAGTAGGTVPATIGPAQPFFKEEKEGGVEEAGGPPASLCKLEGGEELEEELGGSGTYSRREQSQIIVEVNLNNQTLHVSTGPEGKPGAGPSPATVVLGREDGLQRHSDEEEEDDEEEEEEEEEEEGGGSGREEEEEEEEGGSQGEEEEEEEDGHSEQEEEEEEEEEEGPSEQDQESSEEEEGEEGEVGGKQGPRGSRSSRADPPPHSHMATRSRENARRRGTPEPEEAGRRGGKRPKPSPGVASASARGPPATDGLGAKVKLEEKQHHPCQKCPRVFNNRWYLEKHMNVTHSRMQICDQCGKRFLLESELLLHRQTDCERNIQCVTCGKAFKKLWSLHEHNKIVHGYAEKKFSCEICEKKFYTMAHVRKHMVAHTKDMPFTCETCGKSFKRSMSLKVHSLQHSGEKPFRCEGSCSLHKGCSSTLCLGLTPKPHPQNCNERFQYKYQLRSHMSIHIGHKQFMCQWCGKDFNMKQYFDEHMKTHTGEKPYICEICGKSFTSRPNMKRHRRTHTGEKPYPCDVCGQRFRFSNMLKAHKEKCFRVSHTLAGDGVPAAPGLPPTQPQAHALPLLPGLPQTLPPPPHLPPPPPLFPTTASPGGRMNANN, via the exons ATG TTGCTGGTTGAGAAGACAACTGACTCCCCGGCGGCTGAGTTTTCGCTGGTGGAGGACGTGGCGCTGCACTTTGCCTGCTTGATGGGCCGCCTGAACGAGCAGCGCCTCTTCCAGCCTGACCTCTGCGACGTGGACTTGGTGCTGGTGCCCCAGCGCAGCGTCTTTCCGGCACACAAGGGTGTGCTAGCCGCCTACAGCCAGTTCTTCCACTCACTCTTCACCCAGAACAAGCAGCTGCAGCGTGTGGAGCTGTCCCTGGAGGCACTGGCACCTGGTGGCCTGCAGCAGATCCTCAACTTCATCTATACGTCCAAGCTGCTGGTCAACGCGGCCAACGTCCACGAGGTGCTCAGCGCCGCCTCATTGCTGCAGATGGCTGACATCGCTGCGTCCTGCCAAGAGCTGCTGGACGCCCGCTCTCTAGGCCCACCAGGTCCGGGCACTGTGGCCCTGGCCCAGCCGGCTGCCAGCTGCACTCCAGCTGCGCCGCCCTACTACTGTGACATCAAGCAGGAGGCCGACACCCCAGGCCTGCCCAAGATCTATGCCCGCGAGGGCCCTGACCCTTACTCGGTGCGTGTTGAGGACGGGGCAGGGACTGCTGGTGgcacagtgcctgccaccattGGGCCAGCCCAGCCCTTCTttaaggaggagaaggagggtggTGTCGAGGAGGCCGGTGGGCCCCCGGCCAGCTTGTGCAAGCTGGAGGGTGGAGAAGAGTTGGAGGAAGAGCTTGGGGGTTCTGGCACCTACAGCCGCAGGGAGCAGTCCCAGATCATCGTGGAGGTGAACCTCAACAACCAGACACTGCACGTGTCCACAGGGCCAGAGGGGAAGCCAGGTGCCGGGCCAAGCCCGGCCACCGTGGTTCTGGGCCGGGAGGACGGGCTGCAGAGACACtcggacgaggaggaggaggacgacgaggaggaggaggaggaagaggaggaagaggaaggtggtggcagtggacgggaggaggaggaggaggaggaagagggtggcagtcagggagaagaggaagaagaggaggaggacggGCACAGTgagcaggaagaggaagaggaggaggaagaggaggaagggcctAGTGAGCAGGATCAAGAGAgctctgaggaggaggagggggaggagggggaggttggGGGCAAGCAGGGGCCACGGGGAAGCCGAAGCAGCCGGGCAGACCCCCCTCCCCACAGTCACATGGCCACACGGTCCCGGGAGAACGCCCGGCGCCGGGGTACCCCTGAACCTGAAGAAGCTGGGCGGCGGGGTGGGAAGAGGCCAAAGCCATCCCCTGGAGTGGCCTCTGCATCGGCCCGAGGGCCGCCAGCCACTGATGGGCTGGGGGCCAAGGTGAAGCTGGAGGAGAAGCAGCACCATCCATGCCAGAAGTGCCCACGAGTTTTCAACAACCGCTGGTACCTGGAGAAACACATGAATGTGACCCACAGCCGCATGCAGATCTGCGACCAGTGCGGCAAGCGCTTCCTGCTGGAGAGCGAGCTGCTGTTGCACAGGCAGACAGACTGCGAGCGCAACATCCAG TGTGTGACATGTGGCAAAGCTTTCAAGAAGCTTTGGTCCCTCCATGAGCATAACAAGATTGTGCACGGCTACGCAGAGAAGAAGTTCTCATGCGAGATCTGTGAGAAGAAGTTCTACACCATGGCCCACGTGCGTAAGCACATGGTTG CCCACACCAAGGACATGCCCTTCACCTGCGAGACCTGCGGAAAGTCCTTCAAGCGCAGCATGTCCCTCAAGGTGCACTCACTGCAGCACTCAGGGGAGAAGCCGTTCAGATGTGAG GGGAGCTGTTCCCTCCACAAAGGCTGCTCTTCTACTCTGTGCCTGGGCCTCACCCCCAAACCCCACCCCCAGAACTGCAATGAGCGCTTCCAGTACAAGTACCAGCTGCGGTCACACATGAGCATCCACATTGGCCACAAGCAGTTCATGTGCCAGTGGTGCGGCAAGGACTTCAACATGAAGCAGTACTTCGATGAGCACATGAAGACTCACACAG gaGAGAAGCCGTACATCTGCGAGATCTGTGGCAAGAGCTTCACCAGCCGGCCCAACATGAAGCGGCACCGGCGCACGCACACGGGCGAGAAGCCGTACCCATGCGACGTGTGTGGCCAGCGCTTCCGCTTCTCCAACATGCTCAAGGCCCACAAGGAGAAGTGCTTCCGCGTCAGCCACACCCTGGCCGGCGACGGCGTCCCCGCTGCCCCAGGCCTGCCCCCAACCCAGCCCCAGGCTCACGCACTGCCCCTGCTCCCGGGGCTGCCCCAGACCCTGCCGCCTCCGCCCCACCTGCCGCCCCCGCCTCCGCTCTTCCCCACCACTGCCAGCCCTGGCGGGAGGATGAACGCCAACAACTAG
- the ZBTB47 gene encoding zinc finger and BTB domain-containing protein 47 isoform X2: MLLVEKTTDSPAAEFSLVEDVALHFACLMGRLNEQRLFQPDLCDVDLVLVPQRSVFPAHKGVLAAYSQFFHSLFTQNKQLQRVELSLEALAPGGLQQILNFIYTSKLLVNAANVHEVLSAASLLQMADIAASCQELLDARSLGPPGPGTVALAQPAASCTPAAPPYYCDIKQEADTPGLPKIYAREGPDPYSVRVEDGAGTAGGTVPATIGPAQPFFKEEKEGGVEEAGGPPASLCKLEGGEELEEELGGSGTYSRREQSQIIVEVNLNNQTLHVSTGPEGKPGAGPSPATVVLGREDGLQRHSDEEEEDDEEEEEEEEEEEGGGSGREEEEEEEEGGSQGEEEEEEEDGHSEQEEEEEEEEEEGPSEQDQESSEEEEGEEGEVGGKQGPRGSRSSRADPPPHSHMATRSRENARRRGTPEPEEAGRRGGKRPKPSPGVASASARGPPATDGLGAKVKLEEKQHHPCQKCPRVFNNRWYLEKHMNVTHSRMQICDQCGKRFLLESELLLHRQTDCERNIQCVTCGKAFKKLWSLHEHNKIVHGYAEKKFSCEICEKKFYTMAHVRKHMVAHTKDMPFTCETCGKSFKRSMSLKVHSLQHSGEKPFRCENCNERFQYKYQLRSHMSIHIGHKQFMCQWCGKDFNMKQYFDEHMKTHTGEKPYICEICGKSFTSRPNMKRHRRTHTGEKPYPCDVCGQRFRFSNMLKAHKEKCFRVSHTLAGDGVPAAPGLPPTQPQAHALPLLPGLPQTLPPPPHLPPPPPLFPTTASPGGRMNANN, from the exons ATG TTGCTGGTTGAGAAGACAACTGACTCCCCGGCGGCTGAGTTTTCGCTGGTGGAGGACGTGGCGCTGCACTTTGCCTGCTTGATGGGCCGCCTGAACGAGCAGCGCCTCTTCCAGCCTGACCTCTGCGACGTGGACTTGGTGCTGGTGCCCCAGCGCAGCGTCTTTCCGGCACACAAGGGTGTGCTAGCCGCCTACAGCCAGTTCTTCCACTCACTCTTCACCCAGAACAAGCAGCTGCAGCGTGTGGAGCTGTCCCTGGAGGCACTGGCACCTGGTGGCCTGCAGCAGATCCTCAACTTCATCTATACGTCCAAGCTGCTGGTCAACGCGGCCAACGTCCACGAGGTGCTCAGCGCCGCCTCATTGCTGCAGATGGCTGACATCGCTGCGTCCTGCCAAGAGCTGCTGGACGCCCGCTCTCTAGGCCCACCAGGTCCGGGCACTGTGGCCCTGGCCCAGCCGGCTGCCAGCTGCACTCCAGCTGCGCCGCCCTACTACTGTGACATCAAGCAGGAGGCCGACACCCCAGGCCTGCCCAAGATCTATGCCCGCGAGGGCCCTGACCCTTACTCGGTGCGTGTTGAGGACGGGGCAGGGACTGCTGGTGgcacagtgcctgccaccattGGGCCAGCCCAGCCCTTCTttaaggaggagaaggagggtggTGTCGAGGAGGCCGGTGGGCCCCCGGCCAGCTTGTGCAAGCTGGAGGGTGGAGAAGAGTTGGAGGAAGAGCTTGGGGGTTCTGGCACCTACAGCCGCAGGGAGCAGTCCCAGATCATCGTGGAGGTGAACCTCAACAACCAGACACTGCACGTGTCCACAGGGCCAGAGGGGAAGCCAGGTGCCGGGCCAAGCCCGGCCACCGTGGTTCTGGGCCGGGAGGACGGGCTGCAGAGACACtcggacgaggaggaggaggacgacgaggaggaggaggaggaagaggaggaagaggaaggtggtggcagtggacgggaggaggaggaggaggaggaagagggtggcagtcagggagaagaggaagaagaggaggaggacggGCACAGTgagcaggaagaggaagaggaggaggaagaggaggaagggcctAGTGAGCAGGATCAAGAGAgctctgaggaggaggagggggaggagggggaggttggGGGCAAGCAGGGGCCACGGGGAAGCCGAAGCAGCCGGGCAGACCCCCCTCCCCACAGTCACATGGCCACACGGTCCCGGGAGAACGCCCGGCGCCGGGGTACCCCTGAACCTGAAGAAGCTGGGCGGCGGGGTGGGAAGAGGCCAAAGCCATCCCCTGGAGTGGCCTCTGCATCGGCCCGAGGGCCGCCAGCCACTGATGGGCTGGGGGCCAAGGTGAAGCTGGAGGAGAAGCAGCACCATCCATGCCAGAAGTGCCCACGAGTTTTCAACAACCGCTGGTACCTGGAGAAACACATGAATGTGACCCACAGCCGCATGCAGATCTGCGACCAGTGCGGCAAGCGCTTCCTGCTGGAGAGCGAGCTGCTGTTGCACAGGCAGACAGACTGCGAGCGCAACATCCAG TGTGTGACATGTGGCAAAGCTTTCAAGAAGCTTTGGTCCCTCCATGAGCATAACAAGATTGTGCACGGCTACGCAGAGAAGAAGTTCTCATGCGAGATCTGTGAGAAGAAGTTCTACACCATGGCCCACGTGCGTAAGCACATGGTTG CCCACACCAAGGACATGCCCTTCACCTGCGAGACCTGCGGAAAGTCCTTCAAGCGCAGCATGTCCCTCAAGGTGCACTCACTGCAGCACTCAGGGGAGAAGCCGTTCAGATGTGAG AACTGCAATGAGCGCTTCCAGTACAAGTACCAGCTGCGGTCACACATGAGCATCCACATTGGCCACAAGCAGTTCATGTGCCAGTGGTGCGGCAAGGACTTCAACATGAAGCAGTACTTCGATGAGCACATGAAGACTCACACAG gaGAGAAGCCGTACATCTGCGAGATCTGTGGCAAGAGCTTCACCAGCCGGCCCAACATGAAGCGGCACCGGCGCACGCACACGGGCGAGAAGCCGTACCCATGCGACGTGTGTGGCCAGCGCTTCCGCTTCTCCAACATGCTCAAGGCCCACAAGGAGAAGTGCTTCCGCGTCAGCCACACCCTGGCCGGCGACGGCGTCCCCGCTGCCCCAGGCCTGCCCCCAACCCAGCCCCAGGCTCACGCACTGCCCCTGCTCCCGGGGCTGCCCCAGACCCTGCCGCCTCCGCCCCACCTGCCGCCCCCGCCTCCGCTCTTCCCCACCACTGCCAGCCCTGGCGGGAGGATGAACGCCAACAACTAG
- the ZBTB47 gene encoding zinc finger and BTB domain-containing protein 47 isoform X3: MGRLNEQRLFQPDLCDVDLVLVPQRSVFPAHKGVLAAYSQFFHSLFTQNKQLQRVELSLEALAPGGLQQILNFIYTSKLLVNAANVHEVLSAASLLQMADIAASCQELLDARSLGPPGPGTVALAQPAASCTPAAPPYYCDIKQEADTPGLPKIYAREGPDPYSVRVEDGAGTAGGTVPATIGPAQPFFKEEKEGGVEEAGGPPASLCKLEGGEELEEELGGSGTYSRREQSQIIVEVNLNNQTLHVSTGPEGKPGAGPSPATVVLGREDGLQRHSDEEEEDDEEEEEEEEEEEGGGSGREEEEEEEEGGSQGEEEEEEEDGHSEQEEEEEEEEEEGPSEQDQESSEEEEGEEGEVGGKQGPRGSRSSRADPPPHSHMATRSRENARRRGTPEPEEAGRRGGKRPKPSPGVASASARGPPATDGLGAKVKLEEKQHHPCQKCPRVFNNRWYLEKHMNVTHSRMQICDQCGKRFLLESELLLHRQTDCERNIQCVTCGKAFKKLWSLHEHNKIVHGYAEKKFSCEICEKKFYTMAHVRKHMVAHTKDMPFTCETCGKSFKRSMSLKVHSLQHSGEKPFRCEGSCSLHKGCSSTLCLGLTPKPHPQNCNERFQYKYQLRSHMSIHIGHKQFMCQWCGKDFNMKQYFDEHMKTHTGEKPYICEICGKSFTSRPNMKRHRRTHTGEKPYPCDVCGQRFRFSNMLKAHKEKCFRVSHTLAGDGVPAAPGLPPTQPQAHALPLLPGLPQTLPPPPHLPPPPPLFPTTASPGGRMNANN; this comes from the exons ATGGGCCGCCTGAACGAGCAGCGCCTCTTCCAGCCTGACCTCTGCGACGTGGACTTGGTGCTGGTGCCCCAGCGCAGCGTCTTTCCGGCACACAAGGGTGTGCTAGCCGCCTACAGCCAGTTCTTCCACTCACTCTTCACCCAGAACAAGCAGCTGCAGCGTGTGGAGCTGTCCCTGGAGGCACTGGCACCTGGTGGCCTGCAGCAGATCCTCAACTTCATCTATACGTCCAAGCTGCTGGTCAACGCGGCCAACGTCCACGAGGTGCTCAGCGCCGCCTCATTGCTGCAGATGGCTGACATCGCTGCGTCCTGCCAAGAGCTGCTGGACGCCCGCTCTCTAGGCCCACCAGGTCCGGGCACTGTGGCCCTGGCCCAGCCGGCTGCCAGCTGCACTCCAGCTGCGCCGCCCTACTACTGTGACATCAAGCAGGAGGCCGACACCCCAGGCCTGCCCAAGATCTATGCCCGCGAGGGCCCTGACCCTTACTCGGTGCGTGTTGAGGACGGGGCAGGGACTGCTGGTGgcacagtgcctgccaccattGGGCCAGCCCAGCCCTTCTttaaggaggagaaggagggtggTGTCGAGGAGGCCGGTGGGCCCCCGGCCAGCTTGTGCAAGCTGGAGGGTGGAGAAGAGTTGGAGGAAGAGCTTGGGGGTTCTGGCACCTACAGCCGCAGGGAGCAGTCCCAGATCATCGTGGAGGTGAACCTCAACAACCAGACACTGCACGTGTCCACAGGGCCAGAGGGGAAGCCAGGTGCCGGGCCAAGCCCGGCCACCGTGGTTCTGGGCCGGGAGGACGGGCTGCAGAGACACtcggacgaggaggaggaggacgacgaggaggaggaggaggaagaggaggaagaggaaggtggtggcagtggacgggaggaggaggaggaggaggaagagggtggcagtcagggagaagaggaagaagaggaggaggacggGCACAGTgagcaggaagaggaagaggaggaggaagaggaggaagggcctAGTGAGCAGGATCAAGAGAgctctgaggaggaggagggggaggagggggaggttggGGGCAAGCAGGGGCCACGGGGAAGCCGAAGCAGCCGGGCAGACCCCCCTCCCCACAGTCACATGGCCACACGGTCCCGGGAGAACGCCCGGCGCCGGGGTACCCCTGAACCTGAAGAAGCTGGGCGGCGGGGTGGGAAGAGGCCAAAGCCATCCCCTGGAGTGGCCTCTGCATCGGCCCGAGGGCCGCCAGCCACTGATGGGCTGGGGGCCAAGGTGAAGCTGGAGGAGAAGCAGCACCATCCATGCCAGAAGTGCCCACGAGTTTTCAACAACCGCTGGTACCTGGAGAAACACATGAATGTGACCCACAGCCGCATGCAGATCTGCGACCAGTGCGGCAAGCGCTTCCTGCTGGAGAGCGAGCTGCTGTTGCACAGGCAGACAGACTGCGAGCGCAACATCCAG TGTGTGACATGTGGCAAAGCTTTCAAGAAGCTTTGGTCCCTCCATGAGCATAACAAGATTGTGCACGGCTACGCAGAGAAGAAGTTCTCATGCGAGATCTGTGAGAAGAAGTTCTACACCATGGCCCACGTGCGTAAGCACATGGTTG CCCACACCAAGGACATGCCCTTCACCTGCGAGACCTGCGGAAAGTCCTTCAAGCGCAGCATGTCCCTCAAGGTGCACTCACTGCAGCACTCAGGGGAGAAGCCGTTCAGATGTGAG GGGAGCTGTTCCCTCCACAAAGGCTGCTCTTCTACTCTGTGCCTGGGCCTCACCCCCAAACCCCACCCCCAGAACTGCAATGAGCGCTTCCAGTACAAGTACCAGCTGCGGTCACACATGAGCATCCACATTGGCCACAAGCAGTTCATGTGCCAGTGGTGCGGCAAGGACTTCAACATGAAGCAGTACTTCGATGAGCACATGAAGACTCACACAG gaGAGAAGCCGTACATCTGCGAGATCTGTGGCAAGAGCTTCACCAGCCGGCCCAACATGAAGCGGCACCGGCGCACGCACACGGGCGAGAAGCCGTACCCATGCGACGTGTGTGGCCAGCGCTTCCGCTTCTCCAACATGCTCAAGGCCCACAAGGAGAAGTGCTTCCGCGTCAGCCACACCCTGGCCGGCGACGGCGTCCCCGCTGCCCCAGGCCTGCCCCCAACCCAGCCCCAGGCTCACGCACTGCCCCTGCTCCCGGGGCTGCCCCAGACCCTGCCGCCTCCGCCCCACCTGCCGCCCCCGCCTCCGCTCTTCCCCACCACTGCCAGCCCTGGCGGGAGGATGAACGCCAACAACTAG
- the NKTR gene encoding NK-tumor recognition protein isoform X6 translates to MNPKGHSERSDTNEKRSVDSSAKREKPVVRPEEIPPVPENRFLLRRDMPVVTAEPEPKIPDVAPIVSDQKPSVSKSGRKIKGRGTIRYHTPPRSRSCSESDDDDSSETPPHWKEEMQRLRAYRPPSGEKWSKGDKLSDPCSSRWDERSLSQRSRSWSYNGYYSDLSTARHSDGHHKKRRKEKKVKHKKKGKKQKHCRRHKQTKKRRILIPSDIESSKSSTRRMKSSCDRERSSRSSSLSSHHSSKRDWSKSDKDVQSSLTHSSRDSYRSKSHSRSYSRGSSRSRTASKSSSHSRSRSKSRSSSKSGHRKRASKSPRKTASQLSENKPVKTEPLRATMAQNENVVVQPVVAENIPVIPLSDSPPPSRWKPGQKPWKPSYERIQEMKAKTTHLLPIQSTYSLANIKETGSSSSYHKREKNSESDQSTYSKYSDRSSESSPRSRSRSSRSRSYSRSYTRSRSLASSHSRSRSPSSRSHSRNKYSDHSQCSRSSSYTSISSDDGRRAKRRLRSSGKKNSVSRKKHSSSSEKTLHSKYVKGGDRSSCVRKYSESRSSLDYSSDSEQSSVQATQSAQEKEKQGQMERTHNKQEKNRGEEKSKSERECPHSKKRTSKENLSDHLRNGSKPKRKNYAGSKWDSESNSERDVTKNSKNDSHPSSDKEEGEATSDSESEVSEIHIKVKPTTKSSTNTSLPDDNGAWKSSKQRTSTSDSEGSCSNSENNRGKPQKHKHGSKENLKREHTKKVKEKLKGKKDKKHKAPKRKQAFHWQPPLEFGEEEEEEIDDKQVTQESKEKKVSENNETIKDNILKTEKSSEEDNLSGKHNTVTVSSDLDQFTKDDSKLSISPTALNTEENVACLQNIQHVEESVPNGVEDVLQADDNMEICTPDRSSPAKVEETSPLGNARLDTPDINIVLKQDMATEHPQAEAVKQESSMSESKVLGEVGKQDSSSASLASAGESTGKKEVAEKSQINLIDKKWKPLQGVGNLAAPNAATSSAVEVKVLTTVPEMKPQGLRIEIKSKNKVRPGSLFDEVRKTARLNRRPRNQESSSDEQTPSRDDDSQSRSPSRSRSKSETKSRHRTRSVSYSHSRSRSRSSTSSYRSRSYSRSRSRGWYSRGRTRSRSSSYRSYKSHRTSSRSRSRSSSYDPHSRSSRSYTYDSYYSRSRSRSRSQRSDSYHRGRSYNRRSRSCRSYGSDSESDRSYSHHRSPSESSRYS, encoded by the exons cgcTATCACACACCTCCAAGATCAAGATCCTGTTCTGAGTCAGATGATGATGACAGCAGTGAAACTCCTCCTCACTGGAAAGAGGAAATGCAGAGATTAAGAGCATATAGACCACCTAGTGGAGAAAAATGGAGTAAAGGAGATAA GTTAAGTGACCCCTGTTCAAGCCGATGGGATGAAAGAAGCTTGTCTCAGAGATCCAGATCATGGTCCTATAATGGATATTATTCAGACCTTAGTACAGCAAGACACTCTGATGGCCACCATAAAAAacgcagaaaagaaaaaaaggttaagcataaaaagaaagggaaaaagcagaaacactgcagaagacacaaacaaacaaagaagagaAGGATTCTTATACCGTCTGACATAGAATCCTCAAAATCTTCCACTCGAAGAATGAAATCCTCTTGTGATAGAGAAAGGAGTTCTCGTTCTTCCTCATTGTCGTCTCATCACTCATCAAAGAGAGACTGGTCTAAATCTGATAAGGATGTCCAGAGCTCTTTAACCCATTCCAGCAGAGACTCATACAGATCAAAATCTCACTCACGGTCTTATTCTAGAGGAAGCTCAAGATCAAGGACTGCGTCAAAGTCCTCATCACATTCTCGAAGTAGATCAAAGTCCAGATCTAGTTCCAAGTCTGGGCACCGAAAGAGAGCATCAAAATCACCAAGAAAAACAGCTTCTCAGTTAAGTGAAAATAAACCAGTTAAAACAGAACCTTTAAGAGCAACCAtggcacaaaatgaaaatgtagtaGTACAACCAGTTGTAGCAGAAAATATTCCTGTAATACCACTGAGTGACAGTCCCCCCCCTTCAAGATGGAAGCCTGGACAGAAACCTTGGAAGCCCTCTTATGAGCGAATTCAGGAAATGAAAGCTAAAACAACCCATTTGCTACCCATCCAAAGCACTTACAGTTTAGCAAATATTAAAGAGACTGGTAGCTCATCATCCtaccataaaagagaaaaaaattcagaaagtgATCAGAGCACTTATTCAAAATACAGTGATAGAAGTTCAGAAAGCTCACCAAGGTCAAGGAGCAGATCTTCTAGGAGTAGATCTTATTCCAGATCATATACAAGATCACGTAGTCTAGCTAGTTCACATTCAAGGTCTAGGTCTCCATCATCTAGATCTCATTCACGAAATAAATACAGTGATCATTCACAGTGTAGTAGATCATCTTCATATACTTCTATTAGCAGTGATGATGGAAGGCGAGCTAAGAGGAGACTTAGATccagtgggaaaaaaaatagtgtttcacGTAAAAAGCATAGCAGCAGCTCTGAAAAGACACTTCACAGTAAATATGTCAAAGGTGGAGACAGGTCTTCATGTGTGAGAAAGTATAGCGAGAGCAGATCATCTTTAGATTATTCTTCAGACAGTGAGCAGTCAAGTGTTCAGGCCACACAGTCAGCCCAGGAAAAAGAGAAGCAGGGCCAAATGGAAAGAACacataataaacaagaaaaaaacagaggtgAAGAAAAATCCAAGTCTGAACGGGAATGCCCTCATTCAAAAAAAAGAACTTCGAAAGAGAATCTTTCTGATCACCTTAGAAATGGCAGTAAGCCCAAAAGGAAGAATTATGCTGGTAGTAAATGGGACTCTGAGTCAAATTCAGAACGAGATGTaactaaaaacagtaaaaatgacTCCCATCCATCCTCTGACAAGGAGGAAGGTGAGGCCACATCGGATTCTGAATCAGAGGTTAGTGAAATTCACATCAAAGTCAAACCCACAACCAAGTCGTCCACAAATACTTCACTGCCTGATGATAATGGTGCTTGGAAATCAAGCAAACAGCGCACATCAACTTCTGACTCTGAGGGGTCCTGTTCCAATTCGGAAAACAATAGGGGAAAGCCACAAAAGCACAAACATGGGTCAAAGGAAAATCTTAAAAGAGAACacaccaaaaaagtgaaagagaaattgaaagggaaaaaagacaaaaagcataAGGCTCCAAAACGAAAGCAAGCATTTCACTGGCAGCCTCCACTAGAATTtggtgaagaggaggaggaggagattgaTGACAAGCAAGTTACTCaggaatcaaaagagaaaaaagtttctgAAAACAATGAAACCATAAAAGATAATATTCTAAAAACTGAGAAATCCAGTGAAGAGGACAACCTTTCAGGTAAACATAATACAGTGACTGTTTCATCAGATCTTGATCAGTTTACTAAAGATGATAGTAAACTCAGTATTTCTCCCACAGCTTTAAATACTGAGGAAAATGTGGCCTGTTTACAAAACATTCAGCACGTTGAAGAAAGTGTTCCCAATGGAGTGGAAGATGTGCTTCAAGCAGATGACAACATGGAGATCTGTACTCCTGATAGGAGTTCCCCAGCAAAGGTAGAGGAGACTTCCCCTCTAGGAAATGCACGGCTTGATACCCCAGATATAAACATTGTTTTGAAGCAGGATATGGCAACGGAACATCCTCAAGCAGAGGCAGTAAAACAGGAAAGCAGCATGTCCGAAAGTAAAGTGTTGGGTGAAGTGGGGAAACAGGACAGCAGCTCTGCTAGCTTGGCTAGTGCTGGAGAAAGTACTGGGAAGAAGGAGGTGGCTGAGAAGAGCCAGATCAACCTCATTGATAAGAAATGGAAGCCCCTGCAAGGGGTGGGGAACCTGGCAGCACCTAATGCTGCCACATCCAGTGCTGTGGAAGTTAAGGTGTTGACCACTGTGCCTGAAATGAAACCACAAGGCTTGAGAatagaaattaaaagcaaaaataaagttcGGCCCGGGTCTCTCTTTGATGAAGTAAGAAAGACAGCACGCTTAAACCGTAGACCAAGAAATCAGGAGAGTTCAAGTGATGAGCAGACGCCTAGTCGGGATGATGATAGCCAGTCCAGGAGTCCAAGTAGATCTCGAAGTAAATCTGAAACCAAATCAAGACACAGAACAAGGTCTGTCTCCTATAGTCACTCAAGAAGTCGATCGAGAAGTTCCACATCATCTTATCG ATCAAGAAGCTACTCTAGAAGTCGGAGCAGAGGATGGTACAGCAGAGGCCGAACCAGAAGCCGGAGCAGTTCCTACCGGAGTTACAAAAGTCACAG GACGTCCAGCAGGAGCAGATCCAGGAGCAGCTCATATGATCCCCACAGTCGATCCAG CAGGTCCTACACCTACGATAGCTACTATAGCAGGAGTCGGAGTCGAAGTAGAAGCCAGAGAAGTGACAGTTACCACCGAGGCAGAAGTTATAATCGGCGGTCCAG GAGTTGTAGATCTTATGGCTCTGACAGTGAAAGTGACCGAAGTTACTCTCATCACCGGAGCCCCAGTGAGAGCAGCAGATATAGTTGA